The following proteins come from a genomic window of Falco rusticolus isolate bFalRus1 chromosome 9, bFalRus1.pri, whole genome shotgun sequence:
- the KNDC1 gene encoding kinase non-catalytic C-lobe domain-containing protein 1 isoform X2, translating into MEAVGAAEDVFYEEEDEVNCYDFEPLPTLLEDEENVSLADILSLRDSCLTEQDIWAVCLECCHSLKSIAHSTIFQTLCITPDTLAFNTNGNVCFMEQLSDDPEGAFVPPEFDITGNTFEAHIYSLGATLKAAIEYVVEPETESEFGQDLHTLLEQMQEENPENRPDIESILSLCEEKLKIASSSNICRSLSAVGRRVLSIESFGASQDVCDNMWKGRMCQRSLGSKLHSSEKNNIAGDSSAVEDMTATCHKDSSIVTMVTGRESGLKEMQIDLDNEKTQRSQLATQAKKSKEDDKHTVYADNFASVALDIKSCVTDLERDGIFKKGSLRKIKTFPKLPLEPADTNNFFTSVTNSGALARKNHLLTQESLPLDNNNEVTFSKGNLNSLAINSPPKIEPKNHQVNDLHLEVPCVCTQVSGLNLEEHMSLINGKKIGFASSDHKEDCSDATSEMPNTAGVLKGPNQSIAGAKMLDNYMALEDSSETLQGSNENSLPHFNKMASVLTTKPSGNRYGSNLIRSPELSNGVMSANNNEDNLCGGRGSEIKSNEQWISLKLLLSWYDKPLTDYELWALCHECLCALQTCIDYPVVLCLDSVLIDGHGSILFAAPKAEESCDVFYLAPEIEEDDVDTEKVCIYGVAAVLWMAAKYSVPPSHKLALPRKLKKLLLDMARKNPEERPSLADAIKTCNHYLLEQGINSKNILALLNKSVLKAVEEEVILSQDHVAFEFKNERREMDPSESSLGFVPITSESKLVAVKGPVPHQISLNCETATLPVAFTSPATHFKPIILQQNANTTKEVHIPVSEQFKKETRKEKHVDHSKSRYIGDSKSYGTEVTDVLETAPEIPECALQVRGHSSQIPSEEQKSGNAFTPVVTLPLSSDSSHILQGKSILSEVPSSSLACSTSPNFLHINNIILKQDSEKRVLTFVPVHLAVSEQIPNKPLRSRIAYDCYHSLPLLLSSTIASYKMSTQTENDASLCKVQNYETTNTQNKFDKSNPVIQTDCQATERATSVESIFTEQEHIPCTDSVNQDNSHLFDAEVLPQQNRTSDALLQEVVHLIQEEFAFDGYLENGVEVFDMGNFILNLREIKFGMFSNIICEKFCDLYWDEKLLENLYQVVNGERPSHPRITEADDSKCVNVFQDLKKPDSFLASRDQTEGEGEATIDVKAEPMISASLAEMDFDESPSNNIKKELRLQNTIPIEKEQQCLQSNGCCIDPGFVEGNIEPEEENMIAGNGYLVSPKLPDFDGCSPGWSSAFYGAECFDSEVHSYMKNLGKQKSSESQNIDAKKVELEQLLMMETKNYRKTIKFYQKLLQKERRNKGPETKSVLPKLRGQLQEMKSKVQFLELVKKYMQIMYAEQWGVESCVLPTVIHHGRADTVDVAQSDESSLLLYYNTEKHQCNNQGGIRVLQAGTPLGLMVYLYSRNAFLEGYVQQFLYTFRYFCTQEEFLQFLLDRISSTLSSTSLGPSTSLTKIRNRSFYILQAWIEDCYSVDFATNTDLLCTLKEFISSKVAPLNGYGERLLSLLEDASARKSGSAHHCSSMENCEEEGEEGRKTLHFLCKKLSEDICRKNFNWKLSKSVGPIAQYQRERLCASSSVLPKPCYNSFTEEFPVSFAKADEVGPYLLIEYSAQQLCCQLTLLQQEVFHKCHPVHFLNSRALGVKDKCVAVQKAASAETVSLKVCNLFLSKCIQDQYLLQLLRNADSVSTWVAAEIVMCHTSKLQVSLLSKFLLIAKCCYEQRNFATAMQILTGLENLIVRQLPAWKILPAKVADIMEELKAVEVFLKSDSLCLMEGERFKTLPTIPSAHVLAMHVQQLETGGFTMTNGAHKWTKLRNIAKVVSQVHAFQENPYTYTPDFRLQTYLRQRITRFKDADISALAADNCANFHQIPAEKHSRKIQDTLRRMKATFQ; encoded by the exons GCACACATCTATTCTTTAGGTGCAACATTGAAAGCAGCAATAGAATATGTAGTAGAACCTGAAACAGAATCAGAATTTGGGCAAGATCTGCATACTCTACTGGAGCAAATGCAAGAAGAGAACCCTGAAAACAGGCCAGATATTGAG AGCATTTTGTCATTAtgtgaagaaaaactgaagattGCTTCATCAAGTAACATTTGTCGAAGCCTGTCtgctgttggaagaagggttctTTCAATTGAATCATTTGGTGCTTCTCAAG ATGTATGTGATAACATGTGGAAGGGAAGAATGTGTCAGAGAAGTTTGGGATCTAAATTACATTCCAGTGAGAAAAACAACATAGCAGGTGATTCGTCTGCAGTGGAAGATATGACAGCTACCTGTCATAAGGACTCTTCAATAGTTACTATGGTGACTGGCAGAGAAAGTGGTTTGAAGGAAATGCAAATTGATCTGGATAATGAGAAAACTCAACGTTCTCAACTTGCAACTCAAGctaaaaagagcaaagaagaCGACAAACATACAGTTTATGCTGACAATTTTGCTAGTGTTGCTTTGGATATAAAGTCATGTGTTACTGACCTGGAGAGAGATGGCATTTTTAAGAAAGGTTctttgagaaaaattaaaacctttccAAAGTTACCACTTGAACCTGCCGatacaaataacttttttacttctgtaacCAACAGTGGAGCACTAGCTAGGAAAAATCACTTGCTAACACAAGAGTCACTACCTCTAGACAATAATAATGAGGTTActttttcaaagggaaatcTTAATTCACTTGCTATTAATAGTCCACCAAAAATAGAACCAAAGAATCACCAGGTTAATGATCTTCATTTAGAAGTtccatgtgtgtgcacacaggtgTCTGGCTTGAATCTAGAAGAACACATGTCACTTATTAATGGTAAAAAGATAGGGTTTGCTTCATCTGATCACAAAGAAGACTGTTCTGATGCTACCTCTGAAATGCCAAATACAGCTGGTGTGCTAAAAGGCCCAAATCAATCAATTGCTGGAGCAAAAATGCTAGACAATTACATGGCGTTGGAAGACTCTTCTGAAACACTTCAAGGGTCAAATGAAAATTCCTTACCACATTTTAACAAGATGGCATCAGTGCTAACGACAAAACCCAGTGGGAACAGATATGGATCAAACCTAATTAGGTCTCCAGAATTAAGCAACGGTGTGATGAGTGCAAACAATAATGAAGATAATCTTTGTGGAGGCAGAGGGTCAGAAATCAAAAGTAATGAGCAG tggatCTCCTTAAAGCTCCTGTTGTCCTGGTATGATAAACCTCTGACAGACTATGAACTCTGGGCGTTATGTCATGAGTGTTTATGTGCCCTGCAGACTTGCATAGATTATCCAG TGGTGTTATGTTTGGACTCAGTGCTGATTGACGGCCATGGAAGTATCCTCTTTGCTGCTCCAAAAGCTGAAG aATCTtgtgatgtattttatttagctCCTGAAATTGAAGAAGATGATGTAGATACTGAGAAG GTCTGCATTTATGGTGTTGCTGCAGTTCTGTGGATGGCTGCAAAATACAGTGTTCCACCAAGTCACAAACTAGCATtgccaagaaaattaaaaaaacttcttCTGGATATGGCAAGGAAAAACCCTGAAGAAAGACCTTCTCTAGCTGATGCAATTAAG aCATGCAATCATTATTTACTTGAACAAGgcataaacagcaaaaatattttggcattaCTGAATAAATCTGTCCTTAAG GCTGTTGAGGAAGAAGTAATCTTATCTCAAGATCATGttgcttttgaatttaaaaatgaaagacgTGAAATGGACCCTTCAGAGTCAAGTCTGG gatTTGTGCCTATTACCAGTGAAAGTAAACTTGTAGCAGTTAAAGGACCAGTACCACACCAGATTTCTCTAAATTGTGAGACTGCTACATTACCTGTTGCATTCACCTCTCCTGCAACTCACTTCAAGCCTATTATTCTgcaacaaaatgcaaatacaacAAA AGAGGTTCACATACCAGTTTCTGAGCAATTCAAGaaagagacaagaaaagaaaaacacgTGGACCACAGCAAGTCCAGATACATAGGAGACTCTAAAAGCTATGGTACTGAGGTAACAGATGTTCTTGAAACTGCACCTGAAATACCTGAGTGTGCTTTACAAGTTCGAGGCCACTCATCCCAGATACCTTCAGAAGAGCAAAAGTCAGGCAACGCATTTACTCCTGTAGTTACATTACCATTATCATCTGATTCCTCACATATTCTACAGGGGAAAAGTATTTTATCTGAAGTTCCTTCCAGCTCCTTAGCTTGTTCTACATCTcctaattttcttcatataaatAACATTATTCTCAAACAGGACTCTGAGAAAAGAGTTTTGACATTTGTACCAGTACATTTGGCTGTATCAGAGCAAATACCAAATAAACCTCTTCGTTCAAGAATTGCTTATGATTGCTATCATAGTTTGCCACTGCTACTTTCAAGTACTATTGCAAGTTATAAAATGagcacacaaacagaaaatgatgCCTCCCTTTGCAAAGTGCAAAACTATGAGACTACTAATACGCAGAACAAGTTTGATAAAAGTAACCCAGTTATTCAAACTGACTGCCAAGCAACTGAGCGTGCTACCAGTGTAGAGAGTATTTTCACTGAACAAGAACACATACCATGTACTGATTCAGTGAATCAAGACAATTCTCATCTCTTTGATGCTGAAGTCCTGCCCCAGCAGAACAGAACAAGTGATGCTTTACTACAGGAAGTGGTTCATCTTATACAGGAGGAGTTTGCATTTGATGGCTATCTAGAGAATGGAGTTGAAGTTTTTGATATGG gtaaCTTCATTTTAAACTTAAGGGAAATTAAGTTTGGTATGTTCTCTAATATAATCTGTGAAAAGTTTTGTGACCTCTACTGGGATGAAAAATTACTGGAGAATCTCTATCAGGTAGTAAATGGAGAAAGACCTTCACACCCACG CATAACTGAGGCAGATGATTCGAAGTGTGTGAATGTATTCCAAGATCTAAAGAAACCTGATAGCTTTTTGGCAAGCAGAGATCAGACAGAGG GAGAAGGGGAAGCAACTATTGATGTGAAGGCTGAGCCTATGATAAGTGCATCATTAGCTGAAATGGATTTTGATGAGTCACCTTCAAATAATATCAAAAAAGAACTGAGGCTGCAGAATACCATCCCCATAGAGAAAGAGCAACAATGTTTACAAAGCAACGGCTGTTGTATTGATCCAGGCTTTGTAGAAGGAAATATAGAGCCAGAGGAAGAGAACATGATAGCTGGAAACGGCTACCTTGTGTCGCCCAAGCTACCTGACTTTGATGGCTGTAGTCCTGGTTGGAGCAGTGCATTTTATGGAGCTGAATGTTTTGATTCAGAAGTTCATAGTTACATGAAAAACCTTGGAAAGCAGAAATCAAGTGAGTCACAAAATATAGATGCTAAAAAAGTG GAACTGGAACAGTTGTTAATGATGGAgacaaaaaattacagaaagacCATAAAGTTTTACCAGAAACTgttgcagaaagaaaggagaaacaaag GTCCTGAAACTAAATCTGTGTTGCCCAAATTGAGGGGACAGCTACAGGAGATGAAATCAAAAGTGCAGTTTCTTGAACTGGTGAAGAAATACATGCAG ATCATGTATGCAGAGCAGTGGGGTGTGGAATCCTGTGTGCTGCCTACAGTCATTCACCATGGGAGAGCTGACACTGTGGATGTGGCACAATCGGATGAGTCGTCGTTGCTTCTTTACTATAACACTGAGAAACACCAATGTAATAATCAAGGTGGAATAAGAGTTCTGCAGGCTGGTACTCCACTTGGTTTAATGGTTTATTTGTATTCTAG aaatgcatttttagaagGTTATGTGCAACAGTTTCTCTACACATTTCGCTATTTCTGCACACAAGAAgaatttttgcagtttcttcttgATAGAATCAGCAGCACTTTATCCAG TACAAGCCTGGGTCCTTCCACATCACTTACCAAAATACGTAACCGCAGTTTCTACATCCTGCAGGCTTGGATTGAAGACTGCTACAGTGTAGACTTTGCAACAAATACTGATCTTTTGTGTACCctaaaagaatttatttcttccaaG GTTGCTCCATTAAATGGCTATGGTGAGCGCTTGTTGTCATTGCTTGAGGATGCTTCTGCCAGGAAAAGTGGCAGTGCTCaccactgctccagcatggagaATTGTGAAGAGGAAGGTGAGGAGGGCAGAAAAACGTTACATTTCCTATGTAAAAAGCTCTCAGAAGACATCTGCAGAAAg AACTTTAACTGGAAACTTTCCAAAAGTGTGGGACCAATTGCACAATACCAGAGAGAACGACTGTGTGCTAGTTCATCAGTTTTGCCAAAGCCATGCTATAACAGTTTTACAGAAGAATTCCCGGTCTCCTTTGCTAAAGCAGATGAAGTGGGACCATATCTCCTAATCGAATACAGTGCACAGCAGCTTTGTTGTCAGCTGACATTACTGCAACAG GAAGTATTTCATAAATGCCATCCTGTCCACTTTCTAAATTCAAGAGCACTTGGTGTTAAAGACAAATGTGTTGCTGTTCAAAA agctgcttctgctgagaCAGTTTCACTGAAAGTCTGTAATCTGTTTCTGTCAAAGTGTATACAAGACCAGTACCTTCTACAATTATTAAGAAATGCAGACAGTGTCAGCACCTGGGTTGCTGCTGAAATAGTAATGTGTCATACGTCTAAG ctgcaggtgAGCTTGTTATCAAAATTTCTTCTTATAGCAAAATGCTGCTATGAACAAAGAAATTTCGCTACTGCAATGCAAATCCTAACAGGCTTGGAAAACCTTATTGTACGACAATTACCA GCTTGGAAAATTTTACCTGCAAAAGTAGCTGATATAATGGAGGAACTCAAGGCTGTTGAG gtgtttttaaaaagtgacagcTTGTGCTTGATGGAAGGAGAAAGATTCAAAACACTTCCAACAATTCCTTCAGCCCATGTTTTGGCTATGCATGTCCAACAACTTGAAACTGGAGGATTCACAATGACAAATGGAGCTCACAAGTGGACTAAACTTAg AAATATTGCAAAAGTTGTGAGCCAAGTTCATGCATTTCAAGAGAATCCTTATACATATACACCAGATTTCAGGCTGCAGACTTACCTCAGACAAAGAATAACTCGATTTAAAGATGCAGACATTTCTGCATTGGCAGCTGACAACTGTGCCAATTTCCACCAGATACCAGCAGAAAAACATTCTCGAAAAATTCAAGACACGCTGCGCAGAATGAAGGCAACATTTCAGTAG
- the KNDC1 gene encoding kinase non-catalytic C-lobe domain-containing protein 1 isoform X1 encodes MQEENPENRPDIESILSLCEEKLKIASSSNICRSLSAVGRRVLSIESFGASQDVCDNMWKGRMCQRSLGSKLHSSEKNNIAGDSSAVEDMTATCHKDSSIVTMVTGRESGLKEMQIDLDNEKTQRSQLATQAKKSKEDDKHTVYADNFASVALDIKSCVTDLERDGIFKKGSLRKIKTFPKLPLEPADTNNFFTSVTNSGALARKNHLLTQESLPLDNNNEVTFSKGNLNSLAINSPPKIEPKNHQVNDLHLEVPCVCTQVSGLNLEEHMSLINGKKIGFASSDHKEDCSDATSEMPNTAGVLKGPNQSIAGAKMLDNYMALEDSSETLQGSNENSLPHFNKMASVLTTKPSGNRYGSNLIRSPELSNGVMSANNNEDNLCGGRGSEIKSNEQWISLKLLLSWYDKPLTDYELWALCHECLCALQTCIDYPVVLCLDSVLIDGHGSILFAAPKAEESCDVFYLAPEIEEDDVDTEKVCIYGVAAVLWMAAKYSVPPSHKLALPRKLKKLLLDMARKNPEERPSLADAIKTCNHYLLEQGINSKNILALLNKSVLKAVEEEVILSQDHVAFEFKNERREMDPSESSLGFVPITSESKLVAVKGPVPHQISLNCETATLPVAFTSPATHFKPIILQQNANTTKEVHIPVSEQFKKETRKEKHVDHSKSRYIGDSKSYGTEVTDVLETAPEIPECALQVRGHSSQIPSEEQKSGNAFTPVVTLPLSSDSSHILQGKSILSEVPSSSLACSTSPNFLHINNIILKQDSEKRVLTFVPVHLAVSEQIPNKPLRSRIAYDCYHSLPLLLSSTIASYKMSTQTENDASLCKVQNYETTNTQNKFDKSNPVIQTDCQATERATSVESIFTEQEHIPCTDSVNQDNSHLFDAEVLPQQNRTSDALLQEVVHLIQEEFAFDGYLENGVEVFDMGNFILNLREIKFGMFSNIICEKFCDLYWDEKLLENLYQVVNGERPSHPRITEADDSKCVNVFQDLKKPDSFLASRDQTEGEGEATIDVKAEPMISASLAEMDFDESPSNNIKKELRLQNTIPIEKEQQCLQSNGCCIDPGFVEGNIEPEEENMIAGNGYLVSPKLPDFDGCSPGWSSAFYGAECFDSEVHSYMKNLGKQKSSESQNIDAKKVELEQLLMMETKNYRKTIKFYQKLLQKERRNKGPETKSVLPKLRGQLQEMKSKVQFLELVKKYMQIMYAEQWGVESCVLPTVIHHGRADTVDVAQSDESSLLLYYNTEKHQCNNQGGIRVLQAGTPLGLMVYLYSRNAFLEGYVQQFLYTFRYFCTQEEFLQFLLDRISSTLSSTSLGPSTSLTKIRNRSFYILQAWIEDCYSVDFATNTDLLCTLKEFISSKVAPLNGYGERLLSLLEDASARKSGSAHHCSSMENCEEEGEEGRKTLHFLCKKLSEDICRKNFNWKLSKSVGPIAQYQRERLCASSSVLPKPCYNSFTEEFPVSFAKADEVGPYLLIEYSAQQLCCQLTLLQQEVFHKCHPVHFLNSRALGVKDKCVAVQKAASAETVSLKVCNLFLSKCIQDQYLLQLLRNADSVSTWVAAEIVMCHTSKLQVSLLSKFLLIAKCCYEQRNFATAMQILTGLENLIVRQLPAWKILPAKVADIMEELKAVEVFLKSDSLCLMEGERFKTLPTIPSAHVLAMHVQQLETGGFTMTNGAHKWTKLRNIAKVVSQVHAFQENPYTYTPDFRLQTYLRQRITRFKDADISALAADNCANFHQIPAEKHSRKIQDTLRRMKATFQ; translated from the exons ATGCAAGAAGAGAACCCTGAAAACAGGCCAGATATTGAG AGCATTTTGTCATTAtgtgaagaaaaactgaagattGCTTCATCAAGTAACATTTGTCGAAGCCTGTCtgctgttggaagaagggttctTTCAATTGAATCATTTGGTGCTTCTCAAG ATGTATGTGATAACATGTGGAAGGGAAGAATGTGTCAGAGAAGTTTGGGATCTAAATTACATTCCAGTGAGAAAAACAACATAGCAGGTGATTCGTCTGCAGTGGAAGATATGACAGCTACCTGTCATAAGGACTCTTCAATAGTTACTATGGTGACTGGCAGAGAAAGTGGTTTGAAGGAAATGCAAATTGATCTGGATAATGAGAAAACTCAACGTTCTCAACTTGCAACTCAAGctaaaaagagcaaagaagaCGACAAACATACAGTTTATGCTGACAATTTTGCTAGTGTTGCTTTGGATATAAAGTCATGTGTTACTGACCTGGAGAGAGATGGCATTTTTAAGAAAGGTTctttgagaaaaattaaaacctttccAAAGTTACCACTTGAACCTGCCGatacaaataacttttttacttctgtaacCAACAGTGGAGCACTAGCTAGGAAAAATCACTTGCTAACACAAGAGTCACTACCTCTAGACAATAATAATGAGGTTActttttcaaagggaaatcTTAATTCACTTGCTATTAATAGTCCACCAAAAATAGAACCAAAGAATCACCAGGTTAATGATCTTCATTTAGAAGTtccatgtgtgtgcacacaggtgTCTGGCTTGAATCTAGAAGAACACATGTCACTTATTAATGGTAAAAAGATAGGGTTTGCTTCATCTGATCACAAAGAAGACTGTTCTGATGCTACCTCTGAAATGCCAAATACAGCTGGTGTGCTAAAAGGCCCAAATCAATCAATTGCTGGAGCAAAAATGCTAGACAATTACATGGCGTTGGAAGACTCTTCTGAAACACTTCAAGGGTCAAATGAAAATTCCTTACCACATTTTAACAAGATGGCATCAGTGCTAACGACAAAACCCAGTGGGAACAGATATGGATCAAACCTAATTAGGTCTCCAGAATTAAGCAACGGTGTGATGAGTGCAAACAATAATGAAGATAATCTTTGTGGAGGCAGAGGGTCAGAAATCAAAAGTAATGAGCAG tggatCTCCTTAAAGCTCCTGTTGTCCTGGTATGATAAACCTCTGACAGACTATGAACTCTGGGCGTTATGTCATGAGTGTTTATGTGCCCTGCAGACTTGCATAGATTATCCAG TGGTGTTATGTTTGGACTCAGTGCTGATTGACGGCCATGGAAGTATCCTCTTTGCTGCTCCAAAAGCTGAAG aATCTtgtgatgtattttatttagctCCTGAAATTGAAGAAGATGATGTAGATACTGAGAAG GTCTGCATTTATGGTGTTGCTGCAGTTCTGTGGATGGCTGCAAAATACAGTGTTCCACCAAGTCACAAACTAGCATtgccaagaaaattaaaaaaacttcttCTGGATATGGCAAGGAAAAACCCTGAAGAAAGACCTTCTCTAGCTGATGCAATTAAG aCATGCAATCATTATTTACTTGAACAAGgcataaacagcaaaaatattttggcattaCTGAATAAATCTGTCCTTAAG GCTGTTGAGGAAGAAGTAATCTTATCTCAAGATCATGttgcttttgaatttaaaaatgaaagacgTGAAATGGACCCTTCAGAGTCAAGTCTGG gatTTGTGCCTATTACCAGTGAAAGTAAACTTGTAGCAGTTAAAGGACCAGTACCACACCAGATTTCTCTAAATTGTGAGACTGCTACATTACCTGTTGCATTCACCTCTCCTGCAACTCACTTCAAGCCTATTATTCTgcaacaaaatgcaaatacaacAAA AGAGGTTCACATACCAGTTTCTGAGCAATTCAAGaaagagacaagaaaagaaaaacacgTGGACCACAGCAAGTCCAGATACATAGGAGACTCTAAAAGCTATGGTACTGAGGTAACAGATGTTCTTGAAACTGCACCTGAAATACCTGAGTGTGCTTTACAAGTTCGAGGCCACTCATCCCAGATACCTTCAGAAGAGCAAAAGTCAGGCAACGCATTTACTCCTGTAGTTACATTACCATTATCATCTGATTCCTCACATATTCTACAGGGGAAAAGTATTTTATCTGAAGTTCCTTCCAGCTCCTTAGCTTGTTCTACATCTcctaattttcttcatataaatAACATTATTCTCAAACAGGACTCTGAGAAAAGAGTTTTGACATTTGTACCAGTACATTTGGCTGTATCAGAGCAAATACCAAATAAACCTCTTCGTTCAAGAATTGCTTATGATTGCTATCATAGTTTGCCACTGCTACTTTCAAGTACTATTGCAAGTTATAAAATGagcacacaaacagaaaatgatgCCTCCCTTTGCAAAGTGCAAAACTATGAGACTACTAATACGCAGAACAAGTTTGATAAAAGTAACCCAGTTATTCAAACTGACTGCCAAGCAACTGAGCGTGCTACCAGTGTAGAGAGTATTTTCACTGAACAAGAACACATACCATGTACTGATTCAGTGAATCAAGACAATTCTCATCTCTTTGATGCTGAAGTCCTGCCCCAGCAGAACAGAACAAGTGATGCTTTACTACAGGAAGTGGTTCATCTTATACAGGAGGAGTTTGCATTTGATGGCTATCTAGAGAATGGAGTTGAAGTTTTTGATATGG gtaaCTTCATTTTAAACTTAAGGGAAATTAAGTTTGGTATGTTCTCTAATATAATCTGTGAAAAGTTTTGTGACCTCTACTGGGATGAAAAATTACTGGAGAATCTCTATCAGGTAGTAAATGGAGAAAGACCTTCACACCCACG CATAACTGAGGCAGATGATTCGAAGTGTGTGAATGTATTCCAAGATCTAAAGAAACCTGATAGCTTTTTGGCAAGCAGAGATCAGACAGAGG GAGAAGGGGAAGCAACTATTGATGTGAAGGCTGAGCCTATGATAAGTGCATCATTAGCTGAAATGGATTTTGATGAGTCACCTTCAAATAATATCAAAAAAGAACTGAGGCTGCAGAATACCATCCCCATAGAGAAAGAGCAACAATGTTTACAAAGCAACGGCTGTTGTATTGATCCAGGCTTTGTAGAAGGAAATATAGAGCCAGAGGAAGAGAACATGATAGCTGGAAACGGCTACCTTGTGTCGCCCAAGCTACCTGACTTTGATGGCTGTAGTCCTGGTTGGAGCAGTGCATTTTATGGAGCTGAATGTTTTGATTCAGAAGTTCATAGTTACATGAAAAACCTTGGAAAGCAGAAATCAAGTGAGTCACAAAATATAGATGCTAAAAAAGTG GAACTGGAACAGTTGTTAATGATGGAgacaaaaaattacagaaagacCATAAAGTTTTACCAGAAACTgttgcagaaagaaaggagaaacaaag GTCCTGAAACTAAATCTGTGTTGCCCAAATTGAGGGGACAGCTACAGGAGATGAAATCAAAAGTGCAGTTTCTTGAACTGGTGAAGAAATACATGCAG ATCATGTATGCAGAGCAGTGGGGTGTGGAATCCTGTGTGCTGCCTACAGTCATTCACCATGGGAGAGCTGACACTGTGGATGTGGCACAATCGGATGAGTCGTCGTTGCTTCTTTACTATAACACTGAGAAACACCAATGTAATAATCAAGGTGGAATAAGAGTTCTGCAGGCTGGTACTCCACTTGGTTTAATGGTTTATTTGTATTCTAG aaatgcatttttagaagGTTATGTGCAACAGTTTCTCTACACATTTCGCTATTTCTGCACACAAGAAgaatttttgcagtttcttcttgATAGAATCAGCAGCACTTTATCCAG TACAAGCCTGGGTCCTTCCACATCACTTACCAAAATACGTAACCGCAGTTTCTACATCCTGCAGGCTTGGATTGAAGACTGCTACAGTGTAGACTTTGCAACAAATACTGATCTTTTGTGTACCctaaaagaatttatttcttccaaG GTTGCTCCATTAAATGGCTATGGTGAGCGCTTGTTGTCATTGCTTGAGGATGCTTCTGCCAGGAAAAGTGGCAGTGCTCaccactgctccagcatggagaATTGTGAAGAGGAAGGTGAGGAGGGCAGAAAAACGTTACATTTCCTATGTAAAAAGCTCTCAGAAGACATCTGCAGAAAg AACTTTAACTGGAAACTTTCCAAAAGTGTGGGACCAATTGCACAATACCAGAGAGAACGACTGTGTGCTAGTTCATCAGTTTTGCCAAAGCCATGCTATAACAGTTTTACAGAAGAATTCCCGGTCTCCTTTGCTAAAGCAGATGAAGTGGGACCATATCTCCTAATCGAATACAGTGCACAGCAGCTTTGTTGTCAGCTGACATTACTGCAACAG GAAGTATTTCATAAATGCCATCCTGTCCACTTTCTAAATTCAAGAGCACTTGGTGTTAAAGACAAATGTGTTGCTGTTCAAAA agctgcttctgctgagaCAGTTTCACTGAAAGTCTGTAATCTGTTTCTGTCAAAGTGTATACAAGACCAGTACCTTCTACAATTATTAAGAAATGCAGACAGTGTCAGCACCTGGGTTGCTGCTGAAATAGTAATGTGTCATACGTCTAAG ctgcaggtgAGCTTGTTATCAAAATTTCTTCTTATAGCAAAATGCTGCTATGAACAAAGAAATTTCGCTACTGCAATGCAAATCCTAACAGGCTTGGAAAACCTTATTGTACGACAATTACCA GCTTGGAAAATTTTACCTGCAAAAGTAGCTGATATAATGGAGGAACTCAAGGCTGTTGAG gtgtttttaaaaagtgacagcTTGTGCTTGATGGAAGGAGAAAGATTCAAAACACTTCCAACAATTCCTTCAGCCCATGTTTTGGCTATGCATGTCCAACAACTTGAAACTGGAGGATTCACAATGACAAATGGAGCTCACAAGTGGACTAAACTTAg AAATATTGCAAAAGTTGTGAGCCAAGTTCATGCATTTCAAGAGAATCCTTATACATATACACCAGATTTCAGGCTGCAGACTTACCTCAGACAAAGAATAACTCGATTTAAAGATGCAGACATTTCTGCATTGGCAGCTGACAACTGTGCCAATTTCCACCAGATACCAGCAGAAAAACATTCTCGAAAAATTCAAGACACGCTGCGCAGAATGAAGGCAACATTTCAGTAG